The Sorangiineae bacterium MSr11367 genome window below encodes:
- a CDS encoding condensation domain-containing protein — protein sequence MRDWVDTTTARIRSLWKVPGRRPRMLELGCSSGPLLFRLAAHAETYHATDMSSAAVETLSRECNTMGFSHVTLAQREANDFKKLGMSAYDVIVLNSVVQYFPSIDYLVDVLEKASRALRPGGSLFVGNVRSLPLLELFHTSAELAKAPASRTVAQLKRRVRHAVAAENELVVDPAFFWELGRLLPRLASLVCERVLCQRTRSRDEASRFRYDVVLRHRAIEALPPAMDDAAFEWRAPPVPAAEILHGVRQQLDEQRWPMMTLTHARDARLASELRAFELSNEAEENCTVGDLRKALTEKDQPSTSALEPDDLFLIGNEFGYDVDVLASGDAPGYFDVRFLRRSAPAPAEAPTLSERASFAPPPATVERPIQHYATKPHREVQAVSAMQSYMLERIEARPEPGLYTSFDVVPMPASVDSAALERAWQALVDRHAALRTSFVKTLSGRYRQVVHAHGKAALDERDWRHLPPLEVDRELEAYIDAFRARPFELDEYPPVRLALFRTRARSWVFLGFNHLALDGASTMLLREQWLELYKAHSKGGNVSLVGSAPLVRPPSDVASTEAFWRKELQGFRDPMTLTENMRRHRATGDEPRGERSYAKRHTYLDKEVSERLASLSRAEGLTLNTLVHGAWALLLTEYTERQDVLFGTMISRAAYEPNRLACEGMVGALDDVLPVRPPSPSRFLSLRTWLAALRDGLAKLPRHGHASLADVKRWSELPEHARLFESYVVVENRPIDENTAESLDPATPFSLVQLDFPLRVEAWPGPRLLLILQHHRAHFSDTVAEKMLRDLERVLVFLSHGLDRPPRG from the coding sequence ATGCGCGACTGGGTCGACACGACGACAGCCCGTATTCGCTCGTTGTGGAAAGTGCCGGGCCGGCGTCCGCGCATGTTGGAGCTCGGTTGCAGCTCTGGTCCACTCTTGTTTCGGCTTGCCGCCCACGCCGAGACGTACCACGCGACCGATATGTCGAGTGCTGCCGTCGAGACGCTCTCGCGCGAATGCAACACCATGGGTTTCTCGCACGTCACGCTCGCACAACGCGAAGCGAACGACTTCAAGAAGCTGGGTATGAGCGCGTACGACGTCATCGTCCTCAACTCCGTCGTGCAGTACTTCCCCAGCATCGACTACCTGGTCGACGTTCTCGAGAAGGCTTCGCGCGCGCTCCGCCCCGGTGGCTCGCTGTTCGTGGGCAATGTGCGCAGCTTGCCGCTTCTCGAGCTCTTTCACACCTCCGCGGAACTCGCCAAGGCACCTGCCTCGCGCACCGTCGCGCAGCTCAAACGGCGCGTTCGCCATGCCGTGGCCGCCGAGAACGAGCTGGTCGTCGATCCCGCCTTCTTCTGGGAGCTGGGACGGTTGCTCCCGCGCCTCGCGTCGCTCGTGTGCGAGCGCGTCCTCTGCCAGCGCACCCGCTCGCGCGACGAGGCGAGCCGGTTCCGCTACGACGTCGTCTTGCGGCACCGTGCCATCGAGGCCTTGCCGCCGGCCATGGATGATGCTGCCTTCGAGTGGCGTGCGCCGCCGGTGCCAGCGGCCGAGATCCTCCACGGCGTTCGCCAGCAGCTCGACGAGCAACGGTGGCCGATGATGACGCTCACCCACGCACGGGATGCGCGCCTCGCCTCCGAGCTTCGCGCCTTCGAGCTCTCGAACGAAGCGGAAGAGAACTGCACCGTCGGCGATTTGAGGAAAGCGCTTACCGAAAAGGACCAACCGTCGACCTCGGCACTCGAGCCGGACGACCTCTTTCTCATCGGGAACGAGTTCGGGTACGACGTCGACGTTCTCGCGAGTGGAGATGCTCCGGGCTACTTCGATGTGCGATTTCTCCGCCGCTCGGCGCCTGCGCCCGCCGAAGCGCCAACTCTCTCGGAGCGCGCGAGCTTTGCCCCGCCGCCCGCCACGGTCGAACGGCCGATTCAGCACTACGCGACGAAGCCGCACCGCGAAGTGCAAGCGGTGTCGGCCATGCAGTCGTACATGCTCGAGCGCATCGAGGCCAGGCCGGAGCCAGGGCTTTACACGTCGTTCGACGTGGTGCCCATGCCGGCGTCGGTGGACTCGGCGGCCCTCGAGCGCGCGTGGCAGGCGCTGGTCGACCGGCACGCGGCACTTCGCACCTCCTTCGTGAAAACGCTTTCCGGGCGCTACCGCCAAGTGGTGCACGCGCACGGGAAGGCGGCGCTCGACGAACGCGATTGGCGTCACCTTCCACCCCTCGAGGTCGACCGCGAGCTCGAGGCGTACATCGACGCGTTCCGTGCGCGCCCGTTCGAGCTCGACGAGTATCCGCCGGTGCGGCTGGCCCTCTTTCGAACACGAGCACGGAGCTGGGTCTTTCTCGGCTTCAACCATCTCGCCCTCGATGGCGCGAGCACGATGCTTCTGCGAGAGCAATGGCTCGAGCTCTACAAGGCTCATTCCAAAGGAGGGAATGTGTCGCTGGTGGGGAGCGCTCCCCTCGTGCGGCCGCCCTCCGACGTTGCCTCGACGGAGGCGTTCTGGCGAAAGGAACTGCAAGGTTTCCGCGATCCGATGACCCTCACCGAAAATATGCGGCGGCATCGTGCGACGGGAGACGAGCCGCGAGGCGAGCGCTCCTATGCCAAACGGCATACCTATTTGGATAAAGAGGTAAGTGAGCGGCTCGCCTCACTTTCGCGTGCCGAGGGACTCACCCTCAATACGCTGGTGCACGGAGCGTGGGCGCTGCTCTTGACGGAGTACACGGAACGGCAAGACGTTCTTTTTGGCACCATGATTTCGCGTGCCGCGTACGAGCCGAACCGCCTGGCGTGCGAGGGCATGGTGGGGGCCCTGGACGACGTGTTGCCGGTGCGGCCACCGTCGCCTTCGCGCTTCCTTTCGCTGCGGACATGGCTCGCGGCGTTGCGGGACGGCTTGGCGAAGCTGCCGCGTCATGGTCACGCCTCGCTCGCCGACGTGAAACGCTGGAGCGAGCTGCCCGAGCATGCGCGCCTCTTCGAGAGCTACGTCGTCGTCGAAAATCGACCCATCGACGAGAACACGGCCGAGTCCTTGGATCCCGCGACACCGTTCTCGTTGGTTCAACTCGACTTTCCCTTGCGGGTGGAAGCATGGCCCGGCCCACGGCTGCTGCTCATCCTTCAGCACCACCGCGCTCATTTCAGCGACACCGTCGCCGAGAAGATGCTGCGCGATCTGGAACGCGTTTTGGTGTTCCTATCCCATGGCCTCGACCGCCCGCCGCGCGGGTAG
- a CDS encoding sigma 54-interacting transcriptional regulator: MKALVVVDGPLGHHVATTLEGAVPPFCVQRLRPGELAYAPPTDLIVVDEAMTESQRERLHASYGVPMLVVGRDIEKPFTEAALRKAALKAAKRSPRTVGGLVAVDPPLQTALCVLEQVAKRKQGVLVTGPTGVGKELLATHLHMRSGRAGAFVPVNCAAFNESLAESTLFGHVRGAFTGAVSNVPGAFVEAHRGTLFLDEIGELELAVQAKLLRALEEGSIRAVGASKATAVDVRIVAATNRDLRGEVAAGRFRADLYFRLATFVVEVPALRERPGDFEALVDCFHRQHDRAAQVRISAGARLRLASYPWPGNVRELRNVMERVLALAPRGELTEAILLDLAPELHAGSSDDTLDKMTTRQALAMQEQEVIHARVARGGVKRQKLADELGIHRTTLWRKMKRLAAS, translated from the coding sequence ATGAAGGCTCTTGTCGTCGTCGACGGTCCTCTGGGCCACCACGTGGCGACGACGCTGGAGGGAGCGGTTCCGCCCTTTTGCGTTCAGCGCCTTAGGCCAGGTGAGCTTGCTTACGCACCGCCGACGGATCTCATCGTCGTCGACGAGGCGATGACCGAGAGCCAGCGGGAAAGGCTCCACGCGAGCTACGGCGTTCCGATGTTGGTCGTCGGACGCGATATCGAAAAGCCATTCACGGAGGCGGCGTTGCGCAAGGCCGCGTTGAAAGCGGCGAAGAGGTCGCCTCGCACCGTCGGCGGGCTCGTGGCCGTCGACCCGCCGCTCCAGACGGCGCTGTGTGTGCTGGAGCAGGTGGCCAAACGCAAACAGGGTGTTCTCGTCACGGGACCGACGGGGGTCGGAAAGGAGCTTCTCGCCACGCACCTTCACATGCGCTCGGGGCGTGCGGGCGCCTTCGTCCCAGTGAATTGTGCCGCATTCAACGAGAGCCTCGCGGAGAGTACGCTCTTCGGCCATGTGCGCGGGGCCTTCACGGGGGCCGTGTCGAACGTGCCCGGTGCCTTCGTCGAAGCCCACCGAGGGACGTTGTTCCTCGACGAAATCGGGGAGCTCGAACTCGCCGTGCAGGCGAAACTGCTTCGCGCCCTGGAAGAGGGCTCGATTCGTGCCGTCGGCGCCTCGAAGGCGACCGCGGTGGACGTGCGCATCGTCGCGGCGACGAACCGCGACTTGCGGGGCGAGGTTGCGGCCGGCCGCTTCCGGGCCGACTTGTATTTCCGTCTGGCGACCTTCGTCGTCGAGGTGCCTGCCCTGCGTGAAAGGCCGGGCGATTTCGAAGCGTTGGTCGACTGCTTTCACCGGCAGCACGATCGCGCAGCCCAGGTACGCATCTCCGCGGGCGCACGATTGCGGCTGGCCAGCTACCCATGGCCCGGCAACGTGCGCGAGCTCCGCAACGTGATGGAGCGCGTATTGGCGCTCGCCCCCCGCGGCGAGCTCACCGAGGCCATCCTTTTGGATCTGGCACCGGAGCTCCATGCTGGCAGCTCCGATGACACCCTCGATAAAATGACCACGCGGCAAGCACTCGCGATGCAGGAGCAAGAAGTGATTCACGCGCGTGTGGCCCGTGGTGGCGTAAAGCGGCAAAAGCTCGCGGACGAACTCGGTATTCACCGCACCACGCTTTGGCGCAAGATGAAGCGACTCGCGGCGAGCTGA
- a CDS encoding cytochrome P450, with product MNRFDLWGERAHDDPLPILAQMRAEAPIVRLFDPHQQAPEWVVTRYADVVELLRDPRFSKDKRKLSARSREMYFRVSELDALDKHMLFADPPEHTRLRSLVAKAFTPRRMRDMQPRIAESARRLLAEADEARGSGSVNLLEVLAFALPITVLAELIGVPLEDQAQFKAWTNILAAPPDFASLRRMAVEFQEYLAEFIQRRRAEPCEDLTSALIAAEEQGDRLSAVELMSMLFLLIAAGYETTGNLIGNSVWALLKHPAELARLRAEPALLDSAIEEVLRYCPPVKNTIGAYPLVDTELRGHVIPEGEKVVASLLSANHDPEQFDAPERFDIARSPNKHLAFGLGAHFCLGAPLARLEASVAVDVLVREYPGLAFAEDPSTLRWREAVFIHGLNRLPVTW from the coding sequence ATGAATCGCTTCGATCTGTGGGGCGAACGAGCGCACGACGATCCGTTGCCGATTCTCGCGCAGATGCGCGCGGAAGCCCCGATCGTGCGCCTGTTCGACCCGCATCAGCAGGCCCCGGAGTGGGTCGTGACCCGCTACGCCGACGTCGTGGAATTGCTACGAGATCCGCGATTCAGCAAGGACAAGCGCAAATTGTCCGCGCGCTCGCGCGAGATGTACTTCCGCGTATCCGAGCTGGACGCGCTGGACAAACACATGCTCTTCGCCGACCCGCCCGAGCATACGCGTTTGCGCTCGTTGGTGGCCAAAGCGTTCACGCCGCGCCGGATGCGGGACATGCAGCCGCGCATCGCCGAGAGCGCCCGTCGGCTGCTCGCCGAGGCCGACGAAGCGCGCGGCTCGGGGAGCGTGAACCTGCTCGAGGTGCTCGCCTTCGCCCTGCCCATCACGGTACTGGCGGAGTTGATCGGCGTTCCCCTGGAGGACCAAGCCCAGTTCAAAGCGTGGACGAACATCCTTGCCGCACCACCCGACTTCGCGTCCTTGCGACGGATGGCCGTGGAGTTCCAGGAATACCTGGCCGAGTTCATTCAACGCCGCCGCGCCGAGCCCTGCGAGGATCTCACGAGTGCGCTCATCGCAGCCGAGGAGCAGGGCGATCGCCTGTCCGCGGTCGAGCTCATGAGCATGCTCTTTCTGCTGATTGCCGCGGGGTACGAGACCACGGGCAACCTCATTGGAAACAGCGTTTGGGCGCTGTTGAAGCACCCTGCTGAACTCGCACGGCTCCGCGCCGAGCCGGCGCTGCTCGACTCGGCCATCGAGGAGGTCCTGCGGTATTGCCCGCCGGTGAAGAACACCATCGGCGCGTACCCGCTCGTGGATACCGAATTGCGCGGGCATGTCATCCCCGAGGGGGAAAAGGTCGTCGCGTCGTTGCTCTCGGCGAACCACGATCCCGAGCAGTTCGACGCGCCGGAGCGCTTCGATATCGCCCGCTCGCCGAACAAGCATCTGGCCTTCGGGCTCGGAGCCCACTTCTGCCTCGGGGCACCGCTGGCGCGGCTGGAAGCCTCGGTGGCCGTGGACGTGCTCGTGCGGGAGTACCCCGGGCTGGCATTCGCGGAGGATCCCTCGACCTTGCGATGGCGCGAAGCCGTCTTCATTCACGGTTTGAACCGGTTGCCGGTGACCTGGTGA
- a CDS encoding glutathione S-transferase N-terminal domain-containing protein — MKVYGTDTSACSHKVLTVLAEKGHEAELVVVSVIRGEDKSPEHLKRQPFGEVPVLEDDGFLIYESRAIMRYLDRRLPGPSLTPSDIRAYGLMEQWISVEQSYVSGPVWTLVRGGPVYEIIRRSPAVDILPPPPNEAEAAQARGELARAFDIVERTLATQEYLAGNAFSLAEVSWLPYLQYLFASNGGDLVTERPHMAAWWQRISTRPSWAKVGKVLDSVENS; from the coding sequence ATGAAGGTCTACGGAACGGACACGAGCGCTTGCTCGCACAAAGTGCTGACGGTGCTGGCGGAGAAAGGCCACGAGGCGGAGCTGGTCGTGGTGAGCGTCATCCGAGGCGAGGACAAATCGCCCGAGCACCTGAAACGGCAGCCGTTCGGCGAGGTGCCGGTTCTCGAGGACGACGGCTTCTTGATCTACGAATCGCGCGCCATCATGCGCTATCTGGATCGGCGTCTTCCGGGGCCTTCCCTCACGCCGTCGGACATCCGCGCCTACGGCCTCATGGAGCAATGGATCAGCGTGGAGCAATCCTACGTGAGCGGCCCGGTATGGACGTTGGTTCGCGGCGGACCGGTCTACGAGATCATCCGGCGCAGTCCGGCCGTGGACATCTTGCCGCCCCCACCGAACGAAGCCGAGGCCGCCCAAGCCCGCGGTGAGCTGGCCCGGGCGTTCGACATCGTCGAGCGCACGCTCGCCACACAAGAGTACCTGGCCGGCAACGCCTTCAGCCTGGCCGAGGTGAGTTGGCTGCCGTACCTGCAGTACCTCTTCGCATCGAACGGCGGCGATCTGGTCACCGAGCGCCCGCACATGGCCGCCTGGTGGCAGCGGATCAGCACGCGCCCTTCCTGGGCCAAGGTCGGCAAGGTTCTCGACAGCGTGGAGAACAGCTGA
- a CDS encoding acyltransferase domain-containing protein: MNTLEDIEAKYRSRLVRAAAALQELEARLERMRKERTEPIAVIGMGCRFPGDARDPEAFWRLIRDGVDAVSEVPAHRRHAGSAVSAAGRWGAFLSDVEGFDAAFFGISPREACQLDPQHRLLLEVAWEALEHAGLIPQRLAGTTTGVFLGMSTNDYLLLGASAGAKARDAHAGTGTAHAFGPGRLSYFLGLRGPSMTVDTACSSSLVAVHLAMQSLRNGESSLALAGGVNLILDPSTTEMVADLQALSPDGRCRSFEARANGFVRGEGCGLVVLKRLSDAQANGDRVLALLRGSAVNADGHSAGLTAPSVIAQQEMLRQALTNARVAATDIDYVETHGTGTALGDPIEAEALIEVLGAPRPGDAPCVLGALKTNIGHLEAAAGIAGLLKVVQALRHESIPGNLHFTTLNPRISLQGTPFVLPTKPVPWPVRSDARPRLAGVSSFGMSGTNAHVIVEEAPREDATPEEPAVVLVPISARTAPGLRELAGAYPAFLEPKGPGLRAMAYTAAIRRQHHEHRAAFVVSSCEQFARWADAFARGETPPGVVAGQATDAGALTFVFSGQGAQWIGMGRELLASQPVFAAALAECDAHAPFSLTRELQEPTNERDARTEIVQPVLFGVQIALVALLSSWGIEPGAVIGHSAGEVAAACVAGALSLPDAMRLAVVRGRIMQRAAGSGRMVSIATSPEQAMRALGDLPEKVSIAAINDGGSIVLSGPERELDAIVERLGARAKKLDGHYAFHSPIMDPLADELGRELAGLVPKAPTRAMYSTVTGARLTGTELTAAYWADNVRRPVRFAHAVHAAIDAGARDFLELGPHPVLSGNLRQCLADKSAQGHVVPTLRRNEPELPQMLRALAALYTRGHAVDFRKLHPTPQPVVTLPTYPWQRKPYWFDRAPDVDPMRANDGRWVDRLRALPAHEREAEIERAVRIDIATVLQLASPDEIPTDRPLMDLGVDSLMAVQVRHELSARTGEALPATVAFDHPTPKALARYLLERLTPEEERTTMR, from the coding sequence GTGAACACGCTCGAGGACATCGAGGCCAAGTACCGTTCCCGGCTGGTCCGGGCGGCCGCCGCACTGCAGGAGCTGGAAGCGCGCCTGGAACGAATGCGCAAAGAGCGAACGGAGCCCATCGCGGTGATCGGCATGGGGTGCCGGTTCCCCGGCGACGCCCGCGATCCCGAAGCGTTCTGGCGGCTGATTCGCGACGGCGTCGACGCCGTGTCGGAAGTGCCCGCCCACCGGCGCCATGCGGGAAGCGCCGTGTCGGCGGCCGGAAGGTGGGGCGCGTTTCTGTCCGACGTCGAAGGGTTCGACGCCGCGTTCTTCGGGATCTCGCCGCGCGAGGCCTGCCAGCTCGATCCGCAGCACCGGCTGCTGCTCGAGGTGGCATGGGAGGCGTTGGAGCACGCCGGCCTCATTCCGCAGCGATTGGCCGGCACCACCACGGGCGTGTTCCTGGGCATGAGCACGAACGACTACCTGCTCCTCGGCGCGTCAGCGGGTGCCAAAGCGCGCGACGCGCACGCGGGAACGGGCACTGCGCATGCCTTCGGGCCCGGACGGCTGTCGTATTTCCTCGGCCTGCGAGGGCCGAGCATGACGGTGGATACCGCCTGCTCGTCGTCGTTGGTCGCCGTGCACCTGGCCATGCAAAGCCTGCGCAACGGCGAGAGCTCGCTGGCCCTTGCCGGCGGGGTCAACCTGATCCTGGACCCATCGACGACCGAGATGGTCGCCGATCTCCAGGCATTGTCGCCAGACGGCCGATGCCGCAGCTTCGAGGCGCGGGCCAATGGATTCGTGCGCGGTGAAGGCTGTGGCCTGGTGGTGCTCAAGCGGCTGTCCGACGCGCAGGCCAACGGCGATCGGGTGCTCGCGCTCTTGCGCGGCTCGGCGGTGAACGCCGACGGCCACTCGGCAGGACTCACCGCGCCGAGCGTCATCGCCCAGCAGGAGATGCTGCGGCAAGCCCTCACCAACGCGCGCGTGGCCGCGACCGACATCGACTACGTGGAAACCCACGGCACGGGCACCGCCCTCGGCGATCCCATCGAGGCCGAGGCCCTCATCGAGGTGCTCGGCGCCCCGCGTCCCGGCGATGCCCCGTGCGTGTTGGGCGCGCTGAAGACGAACATCGGCCACCTGGAGGCCGCCGCCGGAATCGCCGGCCTCCTCAAAGTGGTGCAGGCGCTGCGCCACGAGAGCATCCCCGGCAATCTGCACTTCACCACGCTCAACCCGCGGATCTCCTTGCAAGGCACCCCCTTCGTCCTTCCGACCAAGCCCGTGCCATGGCCCGTGCGAAGCGACGCGCGTCCGCGGCTCGCCGGGGTGAGCTCGTTCGGGATGAGCGGCACGAACGCCCACGTCATCGTCGAAGAGGCTCCGCGCGAGGACGCGACACCCGAGGAACCTGCGGTGGTCCTCGTGCCGATTTCGGCGCGAACCGCCCCTGGGCTGCGTGAATTGGCCGGCGCGTACCCGGCCTTTCTCGAGCCGAAGGGGCCCGGGCTTCGAGCGATGGCATACACCGCCGCGATTCGCCGCCAGCACCACGAACACCGGGCCGCGTTCGTGGTGAGCTCGTGCGAACAATTCGCGCGATGGGCCGACGCGTTCGCGCGCGGGGAGACGCCACCCGGTGTGGTGGCGGGGCAGGCCACGGACGCCGGCGCGCTGACCTTCGTGTTCTCCGGACAGGGTGCGCAGTGGATCGGTATGGGGCGTGAACTCCTCGCAAGCCAGCCGGTGTTTGCCGCGGCCTTGGCGGAATGCGATGCGCATGCGCCCTTTTCATTGACGCGCGAGCTGCAAGAACCAACGAACGAACGCGACGCTCGAACCGAGATCGTGCAACCCGTCCTGTTTGGCGTCCAGATCGCGTTGGTCGCGCTGCTGTCATCGTGGGGAATCGAACCCGGTGCGGTCATCGGCCACAGCGCCGGCGAAGTCGCCGCGGCCTGCGTGGCCGGTGCATTGAGCCTTCCGGACGCCATGCGGCTCGCCGTCGTGCGCGGTCGAATCATGCAGCGCGCCGCCGGATCGGGGCGGATGGTCTCCATCGCCACGAGCCCCGAACAGGCGATGCGGGCGCTCGGCGATCTTCCCGAAAAGGTCTCCATCGCCGCGATCAACGACGGCGGTTCGATCGTGCTATCCGGCCCCGAGCGGGAACTGGACGCCATCGTGGAGCGGCTCGGCGCACGCGCGAAAAAGCTGGATGGGCACTACGCCTTCCATTCGCCGATCATGGATCCGCTGGCCGACGAGCTCGGGCGCGAGCTCGCCGGTCTCGTGCCAAAGGCCCCGACGCGAGCGATGTACAGCACGGTGACCGGCGCGCGCCTGACCGGCACGGAGCTCACGGCCGCGTATTGGGCCGACAACGTGCGGCGGCCCGTGCGCTTCGCCCACGCGGTCCACGCGGCCATCGACGCGGGCGCGCGCGATTTCCTCGAGCTGGGGCCCCATCCCGTGCTGTCGGGCAACCTCCGGCAATGCCTGGCCGACAAATCGGCCCAAGGGCACGTCGTCCCCACCCTGCGCCGCAACGAACCGGAGCTCCCGCAGATGCTCCGCGCGCTGGCCGCGCTGTACACGCGCGGCCACGCGGTGGATTTCCGCAAGCTGCACCCGACGCCGCAGCCCGTGGTGACGCTCCCGACCTACCCCTGGCAGCGCAAACCTTATTGGTTCGACCGCGCACCGGACGTCGACCCCATGCGCGCGAACGACGGGCGCTGGGTGGACCGACTCCGGGCGCTGCCCGCGCACGAGCGCGAGGCCGAAATCGAGAGGGCCGTGCGCATCGACATCGCCACCGTGCTGCAACTCGCCTCCCCGGACGAGATTCCCACGGATCGGCCGCTGATGGACTTGGGCGTCGACTCGCTGATGGCCGTGCAGGTTCGGCACGAACTCTCCGCACGCACCGGCGAGGCGCTCCCTGCGACGGTGGCCTTCGACCACCCCACGCCCAAGGCACTTGCACGGTATCTGCTCGAGCGGCTCACGCCGGAGGAAGAAAGGACAACGATGCGATGA